The Yoonia sp. SS1-5 genome contains a region encoding:
- a CDS encoding alpha/beta hydrolase — MHPRAMDAQPASTFFAGFEDRFFEGPAGPVFCRIGGDGPPLVLLHGYPQTSAMWHHVAADLARDYQVICPDLRGYGRSVKPQTTPDHAPYSKRAMASDILAVMDALGHDAFLIGSHDRGSRVAHRLAADHPDRVIGLSTLDIAPTREMYRDGTSAFAHTYWHWYWLTLPHPFPETMIAADPAFFWLSKCGAGSAGLRPFVQQALDEYLTAFGDMGAIHGACEDYRAAATIDIAHDDNDTAMLEMPLLALWGRDGAIEAHFDCLALWRERATDVRGWSLPGGHYLAEECPDDVIAAWRPFFAEVWDAKR; from the coding sequence ATGCATCCGCGGGCCATGGACGCGCAGCCGGCAAGCACCTTCTTTGCAGGCTTCGAAGACCGTTTCTTTGAGGGCCCCGCAGGTCCGGTATTTTGCAGAATTGGCGGCGATGGTCCCCCGCTTGTCTTGCTCCATGGCTACCCGCAGACATCCGCAATGTGGCATCATGTGGCGGCTGACCTTGCGCGGGACTATCAGGTCATCTGCCCTGACCTGCGCGGCTATGGCCGGTCTGTCAAACCGCAGACAACGCCAGACCATGCCCCATATTCCAAACGGGCCATGGCGTCAGATATCCTGGCAGTGATGGATGCCCTGGGCCATGACGCATTTCTGATCGGTTCGCATGATCGCGGCAGCCGCGTGGCGCATAGATTGGCGGCAGACCACCCCGACCGGGTCATCGGGCTAAGTACATTGGATATCGCGCCCACGCGCGAGATGTATCGCGACGGTACCAGCGCCTTTGCCCACACCTATTGGCATTGGTACTGGTTGACGCTGCCCCATCCATTCCCCGAAACGATGATTGCTGCTGATCCTGCATTCTTTTGGCTTAGCAAATGTGGTGCGGGCTCTGCCGGATTGCGCCCATTTGTGCAGCAGGCGCTGGATGAATATCTGACGGCCTTCGGCGATATGGGCGCCATTCACGGCGCGTGCGAGGATTACCGCGCTGCCGCAACCATCGACATCGCCCATGACGACAATGATACCGCCATGCTGGAAATGCCCCTTCTGGCCCTGTGGGGCAGGGATGGCGCGATCGAGGCGCATTTTGATTGCCTCGCGCTATGGCGCGAACGGGCTACGGATGTCCGGGGCTGGTCACTGCCCGGTGGTCATTACCTGGCCGAGGAATGCCCGGACGATGTGATCGCCGCGTGGCGCCCATTCTTTGCTGAGGTGTGGGATGCCAAGCGGTAG